One genomic segment of Erysipelotrichaceae bacterium 66202529 includes these proteins:
- a CDS encoding MATE family efflux transporter: protein MEQTMKKMKTKNPLGYQPIGRLLMKFAIPSVISMLVNAVYNIVDQIFIGQGVGYLGNAATTVAFPIVTIILAVGTMLGAGGSAYAAIKLGEKKEDEAENTLGNVFILLVGIGIVLMVVGLVFLDPILTIFGATPKNMGYARDYASIILLGTVFNLLGIGLSNMARCDGSPNVAMYSMVAGALLNCILDPIYIFVFHWGVKGAAIATITSQIIATVVLLYYFMRKGNMRLRLTHTRLNPTICKMAFSLGISSCITQLSSTILQIAMNNSLVYYGNQTTVTGDVALSAMGIVMKISMIIVSICIGIGIGAQPILGFNRGANQPKRIKRCYRLASNTATAVTTVGWAMFMLIPHIILMLFGSADANFTSFAIKAMRIFDLGVFCAGFQVTSTSYFQATGQPMKASILSSLRQLVLLIPLILILPLHFGLDGILYAGPIADITSAVIIFFFIHHEMKKLDVQIAQETGEELGVYSETLA from the coding sequence ATGGAACAAACTATGAAGAAAATGAAAACAAAAAATCCGCTCGGCTATCAGCCGATTGGAAGACTGTTAATGAAATTTGCGATTCCATCTGTCATATCAATGCTGGTCAATGCAGTTTATAACATTGTAGATCAGATATTTATCGGACAGGGAGTCGGTTATCTTGGAAATGCGGCAACAACGGTTGCTTTTCCGATTGTCACAATTATCTTAGCTGTGGGAACGATGCTGGGGGCAGGCGGCAGTGCTTATGCGGCAATCAAGCTAGGGGAGAAAAAGGAAGACGAAGCGGAGAATACACTGGGAAATGTTTTTATACTGCTTGTAGGAATTGGGATTGTTCTGATGGTGGTTGGTCTGGTTTTTCTGGATCCGATTTTGACAATTTTTGGCGCAACACCAAAGAATATGGGCTATGCCAGGGATTATGCGAGTATTATTCTGCTCGGTACAGTATTTAATTTATTGGGGATCGGTCTTAGTAACATGGCACGCTGTGACGGAAGTCCCAATGTTGCAATGTACAGTATGGTGGCGGGTGCTTTATTGAACTGTATACTCGATCCGATTTATATTTTCGTATTTCACTGGGGTGTGAAGGGGGCTGCTATCGCAACCATAACCTCACAGATCATTGCCACTGTGGTACTGCTGTATTACTTTATGCGGAAGGGAAATATGCGGCTGCGTCTGACGCATACCCGTTTGAATCCGACCATATGTAAAATGGCATTTTCTCTGGGGATTTCCAGCTGCATTACGCAGCTATCCTCTACTATTTTGCAGATTGCAATGAATAATTCTCTTGTATATTATGGAAATCAAACGACGGTTACAGGAGATGTAGCGTTATCTGCGATGGGGATCGTTATGAAGATATCTATGATTATCGTTTCCATCTGTATCGGAATCGGTATCGGAGCACAGCCGATTCTGGGCTTCAACAGAGGAGCCAATCAGCCAAAGCGCATAAAGCGGTGTTACCGCTTGGCCAGCAATACGGCAACTGCAGTTACTACGGTTGGCTGGGCGATGTTCATGTTGATTCCGCATATCATTTTGATGCTGTTTGGAAGTGCGGATGCTAATTTTACAAGCTTTGCAATCAAGGCTATGCGAATTTTTGATCTTGGTGTATTTTGTGCAGGCTTTCAGGTGACATCAACCTCATATTTTCAGGCAACCGGACAGCCGATGAAGGCAAGTATCCTGTCTTCCCTGCGACAGCTTGTGCTGCTGATTCCATTGATCCTGATTCTGCCGCTGCATTTCGGTTTGGATGGAATCCTGTACGCCGGGCCGATTGCGGATATCACGAGTGCTGTTATCATTTTCTTCTTTATCCATCATGAAATGAAAAAGCTGGATGTGCAGATAGCCCAGGAGACTGGTGAGGAGCTTGGCGTGTACAGTGAGACACTTGCCTGA
- a CDS encoding PTS mannitol transporter subunit IICBA, producing the protein MKENVQRFGRFLSGMVMPNIAVFIAWGFITALFIPTGWLPNETLAQMVAPMQRFLLPTLIAYTGGKMVYDVRGGVVGAAAAIGILAGTEDPMFIGAMIAGPLGGWLMKKVDGIFEGKIPAGFEMLVNNFSAGILGALLAVFGCLAIEPLCVGIKDVLVVCVDFLVKRSLLPLTSLFVEPAKILFLNNAINHGVFTPLGMDQVAEAGKSIFFLIEANPGPGLGLLLAYSFFGKGAAKSSAPSAVIIHFLGGIHEIYFPYVLMNPLTVLAVMAGGMSGVFINSVFNSGLVSAASPGSIIAILGMCAKDSYIGVILSVVVAAAVSFIIASFILKFSNKNTDAAALEEASAAISSMKKEAKGTKPSGTVSKIVFACDAGMGSSAMGATTLTKKLNAAGMNVTVEHFALDDVPKDTEVIVTHKSLVERAKSRCPHAMIFPITNFMGGKEYDEIVAELTK; encoded by the coding sequence ATGAAAGAAAACGTACAAAGGTTTGGCCGCTTCCTAAGTGGAATGGTCATGCCCAACATCGCAGTATTCATCGCCTGGGGATTTATTACTGCATTATTTATTCCAACCGGCTGGCTGCCGAATGAAACACTTGCACAGATGGTTGCGCCAATGCAGCGCTTCCTGTTGCCGACATTGATTGCCTATACCGGAGGTAAGATGGTATATGATGTTCGAGGTGGTGTGGTTGGTGCCGCTGCTGCAATCGGTATTCTGGCAGGAACGGAGGATCCGATGTTCATCGGTGCTATGATTGCAGGGCCTTTAGGCGGCTGGCTGATGAAAAAGGTCGATGGAATATTTGAAGGAAAGATTCCGGCTGGCTTTGAGATGCTGGTTAATAATTTCTCAGCCGGTATTCTTGGAGCACTGCTTGCCGTATTCGGATGTCTGGCAATCGAACCGCTTTGTGTGGGAATCAAGGATGTTCTGGTAGTATGTGTTGACTTTCTGGTAAAACGAAGTCTGCTGCCGCTCACCTCACTGTTTGTAGAGCCGGCGAAGATTCTGTTTCTAAATAATGCGATCAACCATGGTGTCTTTACACCACTGGGAATGGATCAGGTGGCGGAAGCCGGTAAGTCGATTTTCTTCCTGATCGAAGCTAATCCTGGGCCTGGTCTGGGTCTGTTGCTGGCTTACAGCTTCTTTGGTAAAGGGGCAGCCAAAAGCAGTGCGCCAAGTGCGGTTATCATTCATTTCCTGGGAGGTATTCATGAAATCTATTTCCCATATGTACTAATGAATCCGCTGACAGTTCTGGCTGTTATGGCAGGTGGTATGTCCGGTGTCTTTATCAACAGCGTCTTTAACTCCGGACTGGTGTCCGCAGCATCTCCGGGAAGTATCATTGCCATTTTGGGTATGTGTGCCAAGGATAGCTATATCGGTGTGATACTAAGCGTCGTTGTTGCCGCAGCCGTATCCTTTATCATTGCCTCCTTCATTTTGAAATTCAGCAATAAAAACACAGATGCTGCTGCACTGGAGGAAGCCAGTGCTGCAATCAGCTCTATGAAGAAGGAAGCAAAGGGAACAAAGCCGTCCGGGACGGTAAGTAAAATCGTATTCGCTTGTGATGCCGGTATGGGAAGCAGTGCCATGGGGGCAACTACACTGACAAAGAAGCTGAATGCAGCTGGTATGAACGTTACGGTAGAGCATTTTGCACTGGATGATGTACCAAAGGATACAGAGGTCATCGTAACACATAAATCACTTGTGGAGCGGGCAAAGAGCCGCTGTCCGCATGCAATGATCTTTCCTATCACCAACTTTATGGGTGGCAAGGAATATGATGAAATTGTCGCAGAGCTTACTAAATAA